The following coding sequences lie in one Ferrimicrobium acidiphilum DSM 19497 genomic window:
- a CDS encoding ISAs1 family transposase → MRDEWFVGLSVAPISVGDANRFDAELDEHHWLGHRMVGETMRYVATDSCGGWVALLGFASPALSCGPRDRFIGWTRDLQQRRLRFVASNQRFCILPAGRRPNTASAVMSKTLRRLSADWVDTWGHRVLLVETFVDPSRHIGTCYGASSFLYVGETAGYGRKSGRYVEHGQIKDVYIRQLHRKARQVLVGAFDHPLLTDQRSQVAQIDFNTADLTSLIERIEAITDPRDPRGVRHSFASTLVLIACATLAGNKSLVALSEWSDAASQEALSRLGARISPSTGLRIPPSYATIRRAAMSVDPDEFDLIINTWALQQADRRHPIPVSSSSTGSKMENESETGDSDTEGSNSIGAGEDLVGVAVDGKTVRGARRPDGTQVQLLSALRHDTGMVIGQRNVENDKTNEILAFAPLLEPLEIVGTVITADALHAQRKAASFIVESKKAHYIFGVKGNQPRLHNAAVIVGDEIDRDHPEYETCTRGHGRIDRHRVWSAPVPASTEFPHANLYIIVERESSTLNDVRTSIETRYYVTDLTADDADPEHLLRLVRDHWSIESLHWVRDNTFDEDRSQVRTGTLPRILATLRNLAIGIIRYAAPLRVNIAAATRQLARQPD, encoded by the coding sequence ATGCGAGATGAGTGGTTTGTGGGATTGAGCGTTGCTCCGATAAGCGTCGGTGACGCCAATAGGTTCGATGCGGAACTCGACGAGCATCACTGGCTTGGCCACCGGATGGTCGGTGAGACGATGCGCTATGTAGCGACGGACTCCTGTGGCGGGTGGGTAGCACTGCTCGGGTTCGCGTCACCCGCACTATCGTGTGGACCTCGTGATCGGTTCATCGGCTGGACGAGAGATCTCCAGCAACGCAGGTTACGTTTCGTCGCATCAAACCAACGATTCTGTATTCTGCCTGCTGGTAGGCGTCCCAACACTGCATCCGCTGTGATGTCGAAGACGCTGCGACGTTTGAGTGCAGACTGGGTTGATACGTGGGGACACCGGGTGCTCTTGGTTGAGACGTTTGTCGATCCCTCCCGCCACATCGGGACTTGTTATGGTGCTTCTTCGTTCCTTTACGTCGGTGAGACCGCAGGATATGGACGTAAGTCTGGCCGTTACGTCGAGCACGGCCAGATCAAAGACGTCTACATCAGGCAGTTGCATCGCAAGGCCAGGCAGGTGCTCGTCGGTGCATTCGACCATCCGTTGTTGACAGACCAAAGGAGCCAAGTGGCGCAGATAGATTTCAACACCGCAGACCTAACGAGTCTGATCGAACGCATTGAGGCAATTACCGATCCCCGTGACCCACGGGGAGTGCGCCACAGTTTTGCCTCAACGCTGGTACTCATAGCTTGTGCGACTCTCGCTGGGAACAAGAGCCTGGTAGCTTTGAGCGAATGGAGCGATGCTGCGTCCCAAGAGGCACTTTCCCGCCTCGGTGCAAGGATCTCCCCATCCACAGGGCTTCGGATCCCACCGAGCTACGCTACTATTCGCAGAGCTGCGATGTCGGTTGATCCAGACGAGTTCGACCTGATCATCAATACCTGGGCGCTACAGCAGGCAGATCGTAGACATCCGATACCTGTGTCTAGCAGCTCCACAGGTTCAAAGATGGAGAATGAATCTGAGACTGGTGACTCTGACACCGAGGGCAGCAATAGCATCGGTGCAGGAGAAGACCTTGTTGGAGTAGCTGTTGACGGCAAGACAGTTCGAGGAGCCAGGCGACCTGACGGCACCCAGGTTCAGTTGCTCTCAGCGCTTCGTCATGATACTGGAATGGTTATTGGTCAACGCAATGTAGAAAACGATAAGACGAACGAGATTCTCGCCTTTGCTCCATTGCTCGAACCTCTCGAGATCGTCGGCACGGTCATCACCGCTGATGCACTGCATGCCCAGAGAAAGGCTGCTAGCTTCATCGTCGAATCCAAGAAGGCTCACTACATCTTCGGTGTCAAGGGTAATCAGCCACGGTTGCACAATGCTGCAGTCATCGTAGGCGATGAGATCGATCGCGATCACCCAGAGTACGAGACATGCACACGCGGTCATGGCCGCATCGACCGTCATCGGGTCTGGAGTGCCCCGGTTCCTGCTTCGACAGAGTTTCCTCATGCGAATCTCTACATCATCGTCGAACGCGAGTCATCCACCCTCAATGACGTTCGCACCAGCATCGAGACCCGTTACTACGTCACAGACCTTACCGCAGACGACGCAGACCCTGAGCATCTCCTTCGACTCGTGAGAGACCACTGGTCGATCGAAAGCCTCCATTGGGTCCGCGACAACACCTTTGACGAGGACCGCTCACAAGTCCGTACCGGAACACTTCCTCGCATCCTTGCAACACTACGCAATCTAGCTATCGGAATCATACGTTATGCCGCGCCCCTAAGGGTCAACATCGCAGCGGCAACCCGCCAGCTTGCCCGTCAACCCGACA
- a CDS encoding nucleotidyl transferase AbiEii/AbiGii toxin family protein yields the protein MRGLNERDHSLIQALTAAQIVNLSAAMLEKDILVREAILAIRDAGQDEGCQLVFCGGTSLSPAHQLIERMSEDADFRIVVPDGLSRGRTRKLLSTVKTAIVALLEDTGFPLVGEMRGRNNNSYMMGEFAYQSRFSRQDAAMREHLKLEMTAFAPISPVSQLPLATIVDRVTGTVSDADAIPTISVMDTLADKVVGYLRRTSQERAGLTRGDYDDRQVRHLYDTHCVLERLSNSPDFDVLQFADRISDLVSQTVTRDVETYGHQHEVFAGDPYAVLRDELGRVRDGDTRTRYEQFCQTMIWGETPSFDDVTETFINLARGTLGG from the coding sequence ATGAGAGGTCTAAATGAACGCGACCACTCGCTAATCCAAGCTCTCACCGCAGCTCAGATAGTGAACTTATCCGCAGCCATGCTCGAGAAGGACATTCTTGTCCGAGAAGCGATCTTGGCCATTAGGGACGCTGGACAAGACGAAGGTTGCCAGTTGGTGTTTTGTGGTGGCACTTCGCTCAGCCCAGCCCACCAGCTCATCGAGCGTATGTCCGAGGACGCAGACTTTCGCATAGTCGTTCCGGATGGCTTGAGCCGGGGACGAACTCGTAAGCTACTTTCGACCGTCAAGACCGCGATCGTAGCCCTCCTGGAGGATACCGGGTTCCCATTAGTAGGCGAGATGCGGGGCCGCAACAACAACTCGTACATGATGGGTGAGTTCGCCTACCAAAGTCGATTCTCCAGACAGGATGCTGCAATGCGTGAACATCTCAAACTCGAGATGACCGCGTTTGCTCCAATTAGTCCGGTATCACAATTGCCCTTGGCCACCATCGTAGACAGGGTGACAGGTACCGTGTCGGACGCAGATGCCATTCCAACCATCTCTGTCATGGACACTCTGGCCGACAAGGTGGTCGGTTATCTACGCCGCACCTCTCAGGAACGTGCCGGACTAACGCGCGGGGATTACGATGATCGCCAGGTGCGCCACCTGTACGACACCCACTGCGTGCTTGAGCGACTGTCGAACTCGCCAGACTTTGACGTGCTCCAGTTCGCAGACCGGATTAGCGACCTAGTTTCCCAGACCGTTACTCGCGATGTCGAAACCTATGGACACCAGCACGAGGTCTTTGCTGGCGATCCTTACGCAGTACTCCGCGACGAGCTTGGCCGCGTTCGTGATGGTGATACGCGAACTCGGTACGAGCAGTTCTGTCAGACCATGATATGGGGCGAGACGCCGAGCTTCGATGATGTCACTGAGACCTTTATCAACTTGGCTCGCGGCACACTGGGTGGGTAG
- a CDS encoding ATP-binding protein: MTRNPFSPTFGVSPPLLVGRDDLIGEFASGLGDGPGSPSRATLYTGARGTGKTVILNAVQEVAKEQAWLVISETATPGFITRLATIHLPGILSSQRVERKMTRLTGVSLPFGAGGATWDTTNVHPTPLTFRNQLELVTDTLAEHGTGVLITLDELHYRQIDELREFGATLQHAFREEREVAFAGAGLPSAVSAVLNDNVLTFLQRADRYVLGPVDFADVERAIREPIEANGRTIAPAALDEAAHATGGYPFLIQLVGRYSWRQHPSEEEITLADVTMGVTEARKRMGSLIFEPALADLSDIDRTFLTVMAQDDGPSRMSDICVRLNVTANFGSQYRLRLIEAGLIEGVRHGEVDFVQPLLREYLREHAIVSALRSGNPKILGEQTLTFKPPKGGGLRR, translated from the coding sequence ATGACAAGGAATCCCTTCAGCCCAACCTTCGGTGTATCCCCACCTCTGCTCGTGGGAAGAGACGACCTTATCGGAGAATTCGCTTCCGGCCTAGGTGATGGCCCAGGGTCCCCATCGCGAGCCACGCTTTATACCGGTGCTCGGGGTACCGGCAAAACGGTCATACTAAACGCAGTTCAGGAGGTCGCTAAGGAGCAAGCCTGGCTGGTGATCTCTGAAACGGCAACCCCGGGATTTATCACTCGCCTCGCCACAATTCACCTTCCGGGTATCCTATCCAGCCAACGTGTCGAACGTAAAATGACGCGATTGACCGGCGTGTCCCTTCCATTCGGAGCTGGTGGAGCAACCTGGGATACCACGAACGTTCATCCCACCCCTCTGACCTTTCGGAACCAACTTGAGTTGGTGACCGACACGCTTGCTGAACACGGCACAGGCGTGCTCATCACTCTCGACGAACTGCACTATCGACAGATAGACGAACTGCGCGAGTTTGGAGCAACATTACAACATGCCTTCCGTGAAGAAAGGGAGGTGGCATTTGCTGGCGCTGGTCTCCCGAGTGCGGTAAGCGCCGTCCTCAACGATAACGTGTTGACGTTCCTCCAGCGAGCGGATCGTTACGTTCTTGGTCCAGTCGACTTTGCCGACGTGGAACGGGCAATTCGCGAACCAATCGAAGCCAACGGTCGCACAATTGCTCCCGCAGCCCTTGATGAGGCCGCACACGCGACGGGTGGATATCCGTTTCTGATCCAGCTCGTGGGCCGCTATAGCTGGCGTCAGCATCCCAGCGAGGAAGAGATAACCTTGGCGGATGTCACCATGGGGGTGACTGAGGCTCGCAAACGCATGGGATCGTTGATATTTGAACCAGCGCTAGCTGATCTGTCCGATATTGATCGAACGTTTCTGACCGTCATGGCACAAGACGACGGTCCTTCGAGGATGTCTGACATTTGTGTTCGCCTCAACGTCACCGCGAACTTCGGGAGTCAGTATCGGCTCCGTCTAATTGAGGCGGGCCTAATTGAAGGAGTACGCCATGGAGAAGTCGACTTTGTGCAACCACTTCTGCGCGAGTACCTCAGAGAACACGCTATCGTATCGGCCCTCCGTTCCGGCAATCCTAAGATTCTTGGCGAACAAACGCTAACATTCAAACCGCCTAAAGGAGGCGGCCTTCGTAGGTAG